The genomic segment tgatttgcattgagagatgatcttatggaaagtagcccatgccaatctctaggtatagtgaagggtatgtgatgatgttttaattccaaaggccaagggaactttatcaggatgcatagtatcctggatccatgaaataactggcctttaaaaataaaaatctgcctgcctctgtgggaatttaacataggggtgtgtatacttaagaacatttatttattcacgatacattattcattcacaaagaaaattggtgtcctttaaaggttggatttttcctcatttctttaattaaggcattaagatcaatttccaagagatggtttttttattcctctttttagtcaactttagcatggttTCATAAACTAATGAGTGCCACTGTATAATATCCCTGAGGCCACCATATAACAAAAATGCATACCTTACTGGCATTGGCCATTCATGACTGACCGCCCCcgtacatgtatatgtatatatagtatattgaaCTATACTGAAGCataaaaatacattcattttcGACTCCTCCCTAAAAATACTTCGGGCAACTTCAGGCAACAGACATCCCTCTGAGCTTCTGATAACAGCTTGAGTTTGGATGTTTTCTCTAACAAATGTGCATAAATTAAGGGGTTGAAAGgaaacaaagacagaagaacaaatatagctgctgctgctgctgctgctgctgctgctgctgctgctgctgctgctgctgcttttgctGTTTACATCCAGCAGGACCAGGCTCTCTAAAAATGACTCCATCCACACACACTTCACCCTGAGGATAAACTCAGAAAATCAATTCCTCATTCccttttctgtcactttctgTTGCTTCTTTTTTCAGATAAGTGctcttttttaaaatgaaactagcttacaaaatatgttttctaCTTAATGAAGCACAAAAGCAGCCGCTATGCCCTCTATAATTATTGGCACATTGGTAAATATGAGCCAGAAGCTCCagcaaaaagcaacaaaatgatTCTTGTTGTATTCTGTCATTCACTCACGTTGTATCCAGTGTGTGCTACCTTTTAAGACTGCCATTCCTATTGTTAAATAGCAATGTAGTATTTACATTACCTGTGCCCTTTCTCCTGGATCACTGTTGTGAATGAATATAGCTGAACAGGTCATTagatatttttaattaaatcttatgccagaaaaaaaaatgcttttgtttAGTGTAGTACTCCTACTACTACTAAAATATGTTAACACTTGAATACTCTTAACAGCTGGGGACTTCTAAGCTAGTGACTCTGAAATccttttattttaagattatttttggggcattttaggcctgtttttttgacatgaaagaagaatttattttatttctacggTTATTCTTACTTGTTACAGGTTTACGTTTATTGCATCTTATCTATTTCACTCACCAATGCTTAGACTGATGGAGTAAATATCTTGGGACTACTTAGGCAGCGTAAGAGTAGTtaggtttttcttttcttttttcttgtagGCTGTAAATATTATTGTATAATAGTGTTCCTTTTATCCAAACCATATGATTATATTTATAATGTCTATTATTTGCTAGTGTCTGGGCCCCTATACACAAGCTTCCGATAGCTTGCCAGGGTGTAGCACTTCACATGCCTGCATTATGTCTTACGATTTTACTTGCCTTTTGAAAAAAGTTTTAACgggaaaaaaacagaatgaAGAATGAATGAAGTCATGAGCACAACAGCAACCAGCACATCTCcatttctcttccctctctccagAATCTCCCCTCGTCCCTGCTTCTTTTATCCTCCCCTCTCACCCTACCTCACTCTCTTCCCTCATCCCTccttctttttcctcctctcgCACGCTCTTCCCTCATCCCTCCATCAGATGAGCGCGGTCCTGTCTGCGGCGCTGACCCTCGGCCCCTCTCCTCCTGGCTCCTGGTGAGTCAGctccctggacctctgcgtcacgGCCTCCCTCCTCCCCGCCCTCGGCTCCCATCTCCTCCGCCACCTGCTCCCCGTCCTCTTCGTCATCCTCCTCACTCTCAGAGTCAGACTCATCGGAGTTGTCCTCTTCCAGGTAGCGGTAGCCTTTGACCTGCGGGAACACAAATGATATATTATGAAAACGACTGAGGAGAGAGAGCAAGTTGCTCTTAAGTGAAAAGGTGTTTGCCAAACCTTTTAGTCACcagtaaaatgttttataataaaGCTCTGACTATAATAAGACTTTATTAAggactttttttccccatagaGGGCTGGTAGAGTGCAGGATGTATCACTGTTTACAGGAGTTCAAGTCTCACCACACACCAGATCTCTGTTACAGCAAAAAAAAGCGATCCAGCGATTTGCCGCAGGGTGGTGCAGCGGGGGAGGGGGGAATTGTCAATGAAACGGCCCATTCGTGTGACCTTctgactttatatttcacaattactgttttccGTTGGATCGTTTATACATTTCGACGTtttccgaccgcacttgaaggcagctttatttcacaggagagagggagaaagaaaagagatgagcGAGACATAGCGAGTGCtctgttgttgcaggaaacattcagctgttacacaaactcccaggcagttcagtgcttgcgttttgttttttaccctcATAGAGTAGGGATTTAAGGGCGTAGAAGCTCTGAGAGGTAGGGCGGGGCAAGACCATTCAGGGctttaaaagcaaataaaagaattttaaaatggaTCCTAAATTGAATAGGCAACCAGTTGAATGAGGCTAAGTTGGGGGAAATGTGCTCATGTTTACGTGTGCcagttaatttatattttatttcaaaagaaaaaaaaataaattccattCTTAGTGTACATGTACATTGGAGGTTTCAAATTTCTACATCACAGCTGTGTCAGTTGCATATTTGATTGACTCCAAactagttgtgatgtcacaaaatcattatttctttttatttgtacGTACATGTCTTAAATTGAGCAATTAAGCACACAGAAAACGTCTCCTTTCAGCAGATGAACGTAAAACATTCAAATGATGCAATAATAAGCAACAGAAAGTGTCTAACCTTTGGtgaaataaaggctttttaacttaaatacccaagtaaaattacaaaataaacttaaaataatgctttttttttgagaGTGCGATAATGCAGCACGTGTACTAACAGAATGATTCTGTTTCCTTCTTCACGTCACATGGACAGCAATATTTGTTTTACCATAGTTGGATCAATGGAAACTGAATTCCTACACGCAATTTGTTCAGTAAACTACATTAGAATACATCTTTGGCCGACAGCATGAATCTGCTAAGGTCGATTGGGCTGTCATTAGTGACTAGTCTTACTCGCTGGATGTAGACTGTCCcattcccctttctctgctatCTTTTTTTGCAAGGGCACGGTTGCTGCATCcgctgattggtttaaagaaatacaaagcaTGCCAGAGGGTTTTTCCCCCCTATACCTGTGAATGGTAATCCAGCCCATTCTCTAGTGCTGACACAGCACTGCGGAGAtaagtctggcaatgtgagGCTATTTGTGCCGGACTGTGATTGGTTACCTTGTGCCGTGGCCGAGGGATGCGAGGCAGTCTGAAAGGCATTTTACTGGCCAGCCGACGCTCCATCACCCAATAACAATAGCAGGCCAGCAATAAGGTGGCCAGCAGGATGGAGAGTTTGGCCTGAGGAAGGAGATACAAACGGTTGGAGAAAGGAATAAGTAGGCAAATAAGGACTATTTTCTCAAAAGAAGTATACTTGAGACACATTAAAACATTctctaaacacacagacacacacgcacagacgctgacacacgcacagagacacacacgcacacgcacacacacacacacacacacacacacacacacaccacaatcacacagacacacacagacacacaaacacacacacacaaccctcaTAGGCAGGTTGGACCAGAGGTAGACTATTACTatgacacaaacgcacacacacacacacgcatatacacacacacagacacacacacacacaaaaatcacaatcacacagacacacacacacagaccataCCCTCATAGGCAGGTTGGACCAAAGGTAGACTATTACtatgacacaaacacaaacacacacacacacacacacacagaccataCCCTCATAGGCAGGTTGGACCAGAGGTAGACTATTACTatgacacaaacacgcacacacacacacacacacacacacacacacacacacacacacacacacacacacacacacacacacacacacacacacacacacacacacacacacacacacacacacacacacacacacacacagaccataCCCTCATAGGCAGGTTGGACCAGAGGTAGACTATGAAGATGGCGATGGCCTGCCACCAGTGATAAATGGTATACACAAAGTCCAGACGTTCTTTTTCCTCAGCGTACAGCATACCGAGcagaactgacacacacacagaggggggGGTCATGGGTCAACAAAGTCAGTATAGAGTATGGCTGCTcgattaagaaagaaaaaaaaaaaagatcatagtgacaattattttggtcaataatTAAATCACGATCATTTAACACGATTGCTCATTGactttggaaagatgttgcaattattgaacttaataAACGGTGAAAAACTTTTTCTTTTCCATTCAAGCACAAGACAAAAATACCCCCCCTCCAGTTAAAATGtagattaattgcacagccctggTGTAGAGTACGTACAAAGACCTCGACCACGGCCGTTACTCACTGCTAACGCCCGTCTTGTTCAGGGCGGTGCCGAGTCCCCACAGCGCTATGATCACCAGCAGAGGGCTCAGATACTGTGGACTTTTGTCTGGATGTGGACACAGTGAAAAGCAAAGGAGAACCACCAGCAGCACGGCATGCACAGCAGCACCCCCCATCAGACACACCCAGCGCGGGAGGCGCAGGAGGCCAAGGCAGAGCGAAGAAAAAATGGAGCAGGAGAGGCCGTAGACCAGTATAAGGAGCCACAGTTTATCCAGGCCCAAAATGCAGACGCCATAGGACTGTGGAGGGAAAGAAATTAGATGAAAATTATTGTCTCTAAATTTCCTGTCCTTATTACTacggttgggcatcgttttgattttaacaattcggATTCCAATTcagattcttccttttgattccggttcttagCAATTCTCGATTccgaaacgggtcacatgctaatttcacagataagaggaacattttatttttgattcaaTTGTGATTGACAGTTTTATctggctttttcaatgtaaaataaagccgtGGGAATGATTtcaagttggaaccggttctcgatgccaAATCCTACTTATTACTATAATCTGACTTCATGGTTTTGATTATTTTGGCTTTTCAAACTACCAAAGTTAAGCAATGCAGGTAAAAGCTTTTCTACTGTCCAACAAGCGTCATTGACAGCGCAGTACCAGGGAGAATCCGCTGACGGCAAACAGCACTTCAAATCCGCTGTAGATGAAGAAGGGGCAGAGCAGTCGCAGGCGGTAGTCTCTCAGGTGTTTGAAGGGCAGCTGGAAGATGTTTCCCCAGCCGATACTGCGGAGGTCGATCTCTTCTGTCGGCCGGTAGGCAGCGCCACACAGCACAAGGAACTGTGGGTTCAAAGcagggacgtcactaggattgaaagacGGGGAACTTAGCCCCCAGGCTTTGCAAAACTTTCCCTTGCAAAATCTTATTTACTTTAttctaatgttagcttttagaTATATCAAAGCTGCATGGGGGGGGGGACGTACTTAGGCCAGACTGTGCTCCTGCTGAGTTATTCTGTAGGCTATGACTTAAATGCTATCCATCTGCTCATGTAAATGTGTGATAAAGTAATACCACCTAATTTCTGCAGGTCAAAATAAGACCATTTAATTACACTAATTACTGCTACTGCATGGTAGAGGATAAAAGTTGTGATGTCTTtggtatttttgttgcaatgaagttcctggagggactgatatgtatatatgtatgtatgctcATGTATAGCCTAGTCTACAACATCTACATAATTGGTTAATTTATTACAGCAAATTAAGTTGGTCAGAATATAGCATATATAAtatcataaaataatttaatttaggctaTGCCTTAGTGCCtagacctgccaacaaatgcctgttagaagaaaacaaaacatcccACACTTTCTTAGCCctgtagaccagtggttctTAAACCTTTTgacatcaaggacccctaaactgacagaAACTAGACCACGGATCCCCATTTGATTCAATTTTGTCCAAGGGTCCCCATCTGatagcatttttgtttttagatgttttattacggAAAGGCTATGAAACATTTTGTTGATTATGCATGGAATTAaagtgaaaataagttatttcactttttactggggaccccctggaatcccctcaaggacccctgggggtcccTGGACCCCTCAAACATTGCTGCAGATCACTTACTGACCTCAATCAAGCAGCTTCCCTCAGAATCAGCTGCCCTGCCAAACTCCTgcttctatctctctctctcaatctctctctctcaatctctcaatctctcaatctctctctctctctctctctctctctctctctctctctctcaatctctctcaatctctctctctctctctctctctctctctctctctctctctctctctctctctctctctctctctcaatatcTTCCAGTCTCCATCTGCTCAATAAATTGAAGGATATAACggtacaatagcattaacagtGACACTATGAAATTTAGTTTTTAGTGACAATATCCCTTTATCTTTACCTCAAGTAAACGTAGCTAAAGTTAAGCGAGTAAAAGTCATTAACAACAACTTAGaatttcactctgtatcactcACACTGTGTGTGCAGTACAGTAgcaagttcagaccaaagaaagACACTGATGAGACGAGACGGGACGGTGCATCATCTTCATAGCCAtcgactctttgtacttctgtctaacttggcttttttgtagctggatatattatttgttgtttctaAATATGAATTTGGACAACGTTAgcgatagtgagatgcttgctacagttgcattgcGAGTGATAAATCGGCGAAAAACAACGTTTTATTTCTCGGATttcctgctttgttttaatgccgccaggcgctctctctcttcagtcacgCTCTACCTTGCTCGTCCACATACCGTTACGTGCACGCGGGCTCGTTGAGCCTCTGTCTCTACCTTttccaccagctgacagttcgtgaaatataaataaaacagacagaCTGCAGTGCACGACGACACAAACAGATGAATGGTACTAATACTAAAAAAGCCTTTGTATTCCTCTTAAGCCTTGCAACGACCACTAGAAGTCCAAGCTGGGATAAATACACTGGCCAATCTACAAAAACTATTTACAACAAATGTTTCAAGCCATGTCTCAAGCCAGCCATCTAAATTGCTATAAATTGTACGAAGGTGTGTGTGGATCtgagtgtgtttttctgtgtttaccacttaatagtaaaaaaaaaactttttctatATCTCGTGTTTCTTAGCATATTTGATAAAGTTGCTGTATTTGCATTATTCGTGCCCTTTTTGGGTTGTGCCCACAtagttgaatgcacttattgtaaGTAGTGTTGGGTAAAAGGATCAGCTAAATGAATGTCATGTAAAAAAGACTGGttgcccaatgcatgctgggataggtTCAAGCCCCTGTGCATCCCTCAACAGTCTACGCGATTTGTTCTCAGTGTGTCTGAAACATATTCATACATTTTACCCAGCTTAAAGCTactctaatcaatatttttatattaacaattagTTAAATGGCCGTGAGTAATGTGAAAAAGAACGCtgtgtaaccagtaaccagtaacatagctcaagcacggcgttcgtggttcgactggtcatgactgttttcccaagatggcgcctgcctgtataacGTGAAAgggactgtctttataatctatctttttaataaactgtgtgTACACTTACAaggttctcaatgcttcggtttacttgtagggaccctcattatgctacactggaagtgtggtgatattttgagcctttttagtggtgtagaaatagagatttctttttactagAAACaagactccaaatgaatgcctATGTTGCTTGTGTCTGCTGGAGTTTGTCAAACACTCCCTGGCCACTTTCTTTAGGTTCACCTACACAAACCCCAGTACAACAAGCTCTGTATTCTACAAAGCTTATGGACAGTTTGTGCCAAAACTTTCAAAGAGGTGTAAAGTCCAGTTCAACACTACTGCAAACTATGACCtcaaaagtaaacaaaataGTTACATTAATACCTGCCAACTCGGGGATATACAAATTACATGACTTGCATTTTCCTTAACAGCTCTAATGAAGGCCACTAGGCTGAACAATTTGCATTTTTGTTTGACATGGCCATAATTAAATGGTGAAAGTGAGATTGTTTAACTTTGTCCTGAAGATCTGTGTGTGAGCTACCTTTTTAAGCTACATTTTTGGTTTGGTATAAAATTCTAGTGCAtagtaggggtgcacgattcagaaaatgtcacgattcaaaatcgatttgcGATTCAAAAATGATTCTTGATtcaaaaaaacgattcacagcatgtaaatgtagttacttttcccaagTGATTGCAGTAGatgtacaatttaaaaaaataaaaaaatatgaatggatTTTTTGAATTctatgaattgattttgaaaTCGATAGAGCTTGAATCACTATTTtaatgtgaatcgattttttttgcacacccctagtgCATAGTAAATGAGCATTGCTCCTGAgctttcatttcctgtttctTTCCACGAGTAGAGAAATGTAGGACAGACACAAGACAAGCAgattaatacaaaatacatgtaaaccacCTAAACACACTGAATTATAGGGAGTCagaggtaggtgtgtgtgtgtgtgtttgttggggAGTTTGGATCTTACGATGATCATGGCGAGGAAGGCGAAGCCCATAAGGACACTCTCCACCTGGATGAGCAGCATGGAGCGCGGCAGGTTTGTAAGTACGGTGGTGTTGAAGCCAGGGATCAATCCACTGATGTTTGCTCCTGTCAGAGGAAGAGGGCAGGTCAGCCACTAAACAAAAGGTGATGGGAAATATCCTTGACACAGCCTTGATTAagtctagggttgggtactgaaacccccggttcctacgcaaccggtagAAATCGGACcagattagaacgcaaatttcggttcgtcatttcggttccacttaaggGGTCGCTCCGAAACAgatgtaaaaatatcacactttctcggtagtctaccgttagctagctaccgtaaatgtaggctacttttaaaatgccatatttcccctctgggctcaccaaaatggacgtaagcatattaaccattcactgcatgtgaacgctagtaaacatattacatctttgatgtcatttttcagttttttaacgCATCGGTTTAGGACTCGgaatgattttaaaagtagcggttcggcatcggaatcgtaaaaatccaaacgttacccaaccctagttaagTCAGACCCCGAAGCGTCTGCCCGTGACACATGAGATTGCATCTCTGCATTTTACATTTACCAATAATCATTACAAGGGGCTTACATGTTAATTGAATGGAGAACTGAGATTATGGTTTTGTAAAATGTAGAGAAGTTCACATCAGCGCAGAAAGGCCACTTTATATATCTCGTTGGACAAAATGGACTGAATCCTTAGACACTGCTGTCCTGCgcttaaaaaaaagtctgttctCATTCATCAGTAAAGGTGAAGTGACACGTGTCACACACATCTTCCATCGCAGGctaaaaacacacctcttccGACTGCACCTTGGCTAAGTAGatgatgctaaaaaaaaaaactttttgaaaaataaacattttgcacttgtggctctttgtagtttggcttatttgaaGCGCGTGTACTTTCCTGCTGTTTGGAGTTTGTACCTTAATGGTTGAAGGCActtattggaagtcgctttggataaaagcgtccgctaaatgacatgtaatgtagaTGCAATGTGTCTTTACCGCAGCTTTTGACGTTGAAGAGAATGTGCTGGTTGTCATTCAGGTAGTAGTTGAGGACGAAGAGCATGGGGAACTGCGCAAAGACAAAACTCAgctggaagaggaagagagagaagacgGGGATCACGCTCAGGATGTTTTTGCCGCTGTGCAAAATGCCTTTTCTGATGTtgaacaccacacacacaacatggcgCAACACTGAAGCCTTAGTGAATAAGAAATGGCTCAAGGCTCACATGGAAGATGATGTTGAAGACCGACTGGAAGATGATGATGTATCTGTGGCACGCTCCCTTAGGGAGCTTCTTCTGCTCCTGCACGTGCTCTTCCTTGTAGTTGACGTACTCATAATACTGCTGCGCCATTCTGCATGGGTTCGTGtgggagcatgtgtgtgtgtgtgtttgagagagagagagagagagagagagagagagagagagagagagagagagagagagagagaacgatacAAGTTTTagcacgatacaatattatattgattctttggacaacAATACCATATTTGCTGATATCTTAAAGTCTGTCACCATACAATTTTGATTCAATTCATTTAtatcaactcaaaaaaaaaacaacaaccaaggggcgacctctagctcacccagtaagagcgtgcgcccccatgtaggctgaggcctttgcagcgggccgggttcgaatccgacctgcagccctttgctgcgtgtcatctcctgtctatccactgtcactagctaataaaagggaaaagccccataTTCCACACATTtaagttaaaaacaaaactagtCGGTTTAATAAACAGAATAAAATATGAAGTGGGATTCTAAAAATAAAGGGGCATCTTACGGATgtcgatattttcactttgcgTTGATAATATTTGTGgatcattttaaaatcaatatatCGGTCCAGATCGGCCTCTGCAaagtagcctcgggaaggaacttcttttggtggaaagtgtatgttcaaaacttgttttggtctcgcaacagaaaactcaagatttgacacaaagaaagcagaaggtgagggacatccggccgaaaaacGAGGGATTCAGCGGAATTTCCCACGGCACgagaacaatcccggaaatgaaacgtcgtcacTATGGACTACCCACCTTGTGATGTAATTTCCCAAGGAGGCCCAGAAAGGCACAATGGCCACGCCGATGGCAACGGCTGATGGAACCAAGGTGTAGTAACGCTCCCAGTAATTGGTTGAGACAAAGAGTGCATAGATTCCAGAAGCCAGGAACATCATCCACTTAGTACCTAAAAACCTTCCAGAGAAATAAAGACCGTACACGTTATATCGGCACAGCAAAGACTATCAGTAAGAAAGATTTtatcaattgtgtgtgtgtgtgtctaccggATAAGAACGGGGGTGTACAGCAAGCCTATAATGGGCGTGACATTAATGCCCATCAGCATCTTGCGATCGATGTCCTCCAGGCCGAGGTTGCTGTACTTCACCTCGCGGTAGGTCATGTCATAATGGAGGATCAGCTGCATCTGCAGTAGGCCTATAGCACGCAGAAAtatagatttaaaagaacatatCAGTCTCTTTTTTCATGGAATGATGTCTCAGGTAACACGTTTTATCCCAAAAAAAAGACACGTTTTAAAAAgaaacttaacccttgtgttgtcttcccgtcggcCGTgcgactttttgttttttctgggtcaaatttaaactttttttttttcaacgttttggttgtctttttcaagacttttgtTGCTGCcaccatgtttttgtcactttttctgatgtttttgtaaattttttctgcgccttttgacgttttttttttttttttttttttttttttttaaatgggtcaaatttgacccgaggacaacacaagtgtttacttacttttttttttattattattatttttggggcatttttaggcctttattgaaaggacagctgaagaaatgaaagaggagagagagggggaatgacatgcagcaaagggccgcaggtcggagtcaaacccgggcccgctgcattgaggagtaaacctctatatctgggcgcgcgctctaccaactgagctatccgggcaccctacttacatttttttatcatgAGGATTTAtatcttattttcttttgttttactaTTATAATAGTATTTGTTCTCCTTTGTCTTGGTGAGCTACCTAGATGTTACCTCTAAACCCACGTGTTATGTTGTGTAATATAGTGTACTGTAATTTAGTttagatcattttttttcttgggTTTTTCTGGTTGTTTCcttgttatttttgtttt from the Perca flavescens isolate YP-PL-M2 chromosome 2, PFLA_1.0, whole genome shotgun sequence genome contains:
- the unc93b1 gene encoding protein unc-93 homolog B1; translation: MEASDDELVGVADELVEPPNGVINELLNVGQEDNMQGEVEEFLGPQAEYNEEEEEKKYYRRKRLGVIKNVLAASVGAMIVYSVYMGLLQMQLILHYDMTYREVKYSNLGLEDIDRKMLMGINVTPIIGLLYTPVLIRFLGTKWMMFLASGIYALFVSTNYWERYYTLVPSAVAIGVAIVPFWASLGNYITRMAQQYYEYVNYKEEHVQEQKKLPKGACHRYIIIFQSVFNIIFHLSFVFAQFPMLFVLNYYLNDNQHILFNVKSCGANISGLIPGFNTTVLTNLPRSMLLIQVESVLMGFAFLAMIIFLVLCGAAYRPTEEIDLRSIGWGNIFQLPFKHLRDYRLRLLCPFFIYSGFEVLFAVSGFSLSYGVCILGLDKLWLLILVYGLSCSIFSSLCLGLLRLPRWVCLMGGAAVHAVLLVVLLCFSLCPHPDKSPQYLSPLLVIIALWGLGTALNKTGVSILLGMLYAEEKERLDFVYTIYHWWQAIAIFIVYLWSNLPMRAKLSILLATLLLACYCYWVMERRLASKMPFRLPRIPRPRHKVKGYRYLEEDNSDESDSESEEDDEEDGEQVAEEMGAEGGEEGGRDAEVQGADSPGARRRGAEGQRRRQDRAHLMEG